In one window of uncultured Sphaerochaeta sp. DNA:
- a CDS encoding single-stranded DNA-binding protein, producing the protein MNNLNSVLLEGNLVRDPERVELGENTSAMTKFAIAVNRFFRNAKAEAVEEVMFINVQAWGTLGKNCMTYLQKGRGVRVVGRLRQERWTDKDGGNRERILVVAEHVEFKKEPNTTTKAEEREELDELDQEIAF; encoded by the coding sequence ATGAATAATTTGAACTCAGTATTGTTGGAAGGAAACCTTGTAAGGGACCCTGAGCGTGTAGAACTTGGGGAGAATACAAGCGCGATGACAAAGTTTGCTATCGCTGTTAACAGGTTCTTTCGTAATGCAAAAGCAGAGGCAGTGGAAGAGGTGATGTTCATCAACGTTCAAGCATGGGGGACACTGGGTAAGAACTGCATGACTTATCTACAGAAAGGAAGGGGAGTGAGAGTGGTTGGAAGACTTCGCCAAGAGCGTTGGACTGACAAGGATGGAGGAAACCGGGAGCGCATCCTCGTGGTAGCTGAGCATGTTGAGTTCAAGAAAGAGCCAAATACAACTACTAAAGCAGAAGAGCGTGAAGAACTTGATGAACTTGACCAGGAGATTGCATTCTGA
- a CDS encoding recombinase family protein translates to MPDEKRKPIIHVIPARRHFKRLRVALYCRVSTQMERQLHSLSAQMDFEKEAILENPAWEYVGTYIDIKSGRTISSRPGFQSLLADCEAGKIDMIYTKSISRFGRNCVDFLVTLRRLKELKVDVFFYNEQIHLLSQAGELLLTLHAGIAQAESENKSENIKWGLRRSTMDPDSPAFSRRCYGYDRNEEEGLILNIAEARIVLKIFDWYEQGWSIVKIKKELESLKVPSPTGKSKWPVKTIENILTNEKYTGTSVYGETESADFPSTKRKARDPFEVHRSLNHHLPIIHERRFKRVQKLKAKRSNIEIDEHGNKVRKSTHYSSKKPVNRTKKNHPGVAGVWFLGYGLAYAAVKVWRLFGLLKKP, encoded by the coding sequence ATGCCCGACGAGAAAAGAAAACCCATCATACATGTCATTCCAGCTAGGCGACATTTCAAGCGTCTCCGCGTTGCCTTGTATTGTCGTGTGAGCACACAGATGGAGCGGCAGCTGCACAGCCTCTCTGCCCAGATGGATTTCGAGAAGGAGGCCATCCTGGAGAACCCCGCTTGGGAATATGTTGGTACCTATATCGATATCAAGTCAGGACGGACCATCAGCTCCCGTCCTGGCTTCCAGAGCCTCCTGGCCGACTGTGAGGCGGGCAAGATCGACATGATCTATACCAAGTCCATCAGCCGCTTCGGACGCAACTGTGTGGATTTTCTGGTGACGCTCAGGCGGCTCAAGGAACTGAAGGTGGATGTCTTTTTCTACAATGAGCAGATACACCTCCTCAGCCAGGCAGGGGAGTTGCTGCTTACACTCCATGCGGGCATAGCCCAGGCCGAGAGTGAGAACAAGAGCGAGAACATCAAGTGGGGCCTGAGAAGAAGCACCATGGATCCTGATAGCCCTGCATTCTCAAGAAGGTGTTATGGGTATGATCGAAATGAGGAGGAAGGACTCATCCTCAATATCGCTGAAGCCAGAATAGTCCTGAAGATCTTTGATTGGTATGAGCAAGGCTGGAGCATCGTAAAGATCAAGAAGGAGCTGGAATCCCTAAAGGTTCCCTCACCAACGGGCAAGAGCAAATGGCCGGTAAAGACGATCGAGAACATCCTCACCAATGAGAAATATACCGGCACCTCAGTCTATGGAGAAACAGAGTCTGCAGATTTTCCTTCCACCAAGAGAAAAGCCCGTGACCCGTTCGAGGTCCACCGATCACTCAACCATCACCTCCCAATCATCCATGAGCGCCGTTTCAAGCGTGTGCAGAAACTCAAGGCGAAACGCTCCAACATCGAGATTGATGAGCACGGGAACAAGGTCCGAAAGAGCACCCATTACAGCTCCAAGAAGCCTGTGAATAGGACGAAAAAAAACCACCCTGGGGTGGCTGGCGTGTGGTTTTTGGGTTATGGCTTAGCTTATGCTGCTGTCAAAGTGTGGAGGCTTTTCGGTCTCCTGAAAAAACCATAA